One Paraburkholderia sp. PREW-6R genomic region harbors:
- a CDS encoding GFA family protein yields the protein MMLTGRCYCGALRYRAHSEIKARIQCCCRECQYISGGNPNLIVVLDANGLHYKTGTPKQFTRPDLPAPVTREFCPDCGTHLLTRSPRMPGLVLVKVGTLDTPSLFGSPDVVIFTCDRQTFHHVPADVPAYERRATPSGAAAPQQ from the coding sequence ATGATGCTCACCGGACGCTGCTATTGCGGCGCGCTCCGCTACCGTGCGCACAGCGAAATCAAGGCGCGCATTCAATGCTGTTGCCGCGAATGCCAATACATTTCCGGCGGCAATCCGAACCTCATCGTCGTGCTCGATGCGAACGGCTTGCACTACAAAACCGGCACGCCAAAACAGTTTACGCGGCCCGATCTGCCCGCGCCGGTTACCCGTGAATTCTGCCCGGACTGCGGCACGCACCTGCTCACGCGCTCGCCGCGCATGCCAGGGCTGGTGCTCGTGAAAGTCGGCACACTCGACACTCCGTCGCTGTTCGGCAGCCCGGATGTCGTGATCTTCACGTGCGACAGACAGACATTTCACCACGTGCCCGCGGACGTGCCGGCTTATGAGCGCCGTGCGACGCCGTCGGGCGCCGCCGCGCCGCAGCAGTGA